The genomic DNA CCGCAGCGACGAGCTCGTCGACGCCACGGTCCAGCACGTCTGGATCACGCTGGCGTCGGTGGGCATCGGCCTGCTGGTTTCCTTCCCGCTGGCCCTGATCGCCCGCCGCTGGCGGGTGCTCACGGGCCCCGTGCTCGGCTTGACGACGGTGCTCTACACGATTCCGTCGCTCGCGATGTTCTCCCTGCTGGTCCCGATCATGGGCATCTCGGCATCCGTGGTCGTCACCGGCCTCGTGCTCTATTCGCTGACGATCCTCATCCGCAATCTGCTGGCCGGCCTCGATTCCGTGCCGGCGGAGACGCGGGAGGCGGCCCGCGGGATGGGGTACGGGCAGACGCGCCTGCTGTTCGCCGTCGAGCTGCCGCTCGCGCTGCCCGCCGTCATGGCCGGGCTGCGGATGGCGACGGTGTCGACGATCGCGATGACGACGGTCGGCGGCATCATCGGCTACGGCGGCCTGGGCAACCTGATCGTCGACGGCATGCGCACCCTGTTCAAGGCGCAGGTGCTGACCGCGTCGGTGCTGTGCGTACTGCTCGCCGTGCTGGCGGACCTGCTGATCCTGGGCCTGCAGCGGCTGCTGACGCCGTGGACGCGGGCGCAGCGGCGAAGCGGTGGCGGCGGCGGCAGGTCCCGCGCGAGGACCGCCGGGCGGCAGAAGGAGACGGCCTGATGGGCACCATTGCGGACGCGTGGACGTGGCTGACCACGGGGTCGAACTGGTCCGGTCCGACCGGCATCGGCGTACGGCTGAGCGAGCATCTCTACCTGACGGGCATGTCCCTGGCCATCGCCTGCGCCATCGCGCTGCCGATCGCGTTCTGGCTGGGCCACATCGGCAAGGGCGGCACCCTCGCGATCAACATCTCGAACGTCGGCCGTGCCGTGCCCACGCTCGCGGTGCTCGGCCTGCTCATGCTCACGCCGCTGCGGATGCACGGCGACTGGCCGACGGTCATCGCCCTGGTGCTCTTCGCGGTGCCGCCGCTGCTGACGAACGCGTACGTGGGCATCCGCGAGGCCGACCGGGACGTGGTGGAGGCGGCGCGGGGCATGGGCATGTCCGGACCGCAGTTGCTGGGCCGGGTCGAGCTGCCGCTGGGCTATCCGCTGGTGATGACCGGCCTGCGGTCGGCGACGGTGCAGGTCGTCGCGACCGCCACGCTGGCGGCCATCGCGGGCGGCGGCGGCCTCGGCCGGATCATCACCGCGGGCTTCCGGACGTACAACACCCCGATGGTGGTGGCCGGCGCCTTCCTGGTGGCGGTGCTGGCCCTGGTGCTGGAGGTCGTGCTCGCCGTCGCCGGGCGGCTGCTGGACCCGATGCGCGGCCGCCACGACGGCCGCCGCGGCCGCGGGCGGCGGACGCCGGGGGACGACCTGGCAGCGCCGGGAACGGAAGGGGCGGACGTACCGCCGGGGGAACAGAAGCCCGCGCCGGCCTCGCTGTAAGGTTCGGCGTCACGTCGTGCGCAGCGCAGCGCCGTGTCACGTGACGCCGGCGTGCGGATAACGCCGGCATTCTCCTCCGGAAAGAATCAACCGAATCACACGTAATCCAACACCCCTCTCGCATAGCGATGCTACGAATATCGACTCCCAACGGATGGAGAATCCCTTGATCACCAACCGCGTTCGCGCCCGCGCCGCCGCCTCGGTGCTGGCCGCCGCCGCCCTCACCGCGGGCCTCGCGGCCTGCGGCGGCGACAGCCTGGAGGAAAAGGGCGGCACGGACTCCACGGACGACGACAAGTCATCCCTGGTGGTGGGCCAGGCCGGGTTCACGGTATCGACGGTGAC from Streptomyces sp. CMB-StM0423 includes the following:
- a CDS encoding ABC transporter permease, encoding MKASGCLAANEWICGEYVRSRSDELVDATVQHVWITLASVGIGLLVSFPLALIARRWRVLTGPVLGLTTVLYTIPSLAMFSLLVPIMGISASVVVTGLVLYSLTILIRNLLAGLDSVPAETREAARGMGYGQTRLLFAVELPLALPAVMAGLRMATVSTIAMTTVGGIIGYGGLGNLIVDGMRTLFKAQVLTASVLCVLLAVLADLLILGLQRLLTPWTRAQRRSGGGGGRSRARTAGRQKETA
- a CDS encoding ABC transporter permease, coding for MGTIADAWTWLTTGSNWSGPTGIGVRLSEHLYLTGMSLAIACAIALPIAFWLGHIGKGGTLAINISNVGRAVPTLAVLGLLMLTPLRMHGDWPTVIALVLFAVPPLLTNAYVGIREADRDVVEAARGMGMSGPQLLGRVELPLGYPLVMTGLRSATVQVVATATLAAIAGGGGLGRIITAGFRTYNTPMVVAGAFLVAVLALVLEVVLAVAGRLLDPMRGRHDGRRGRGRRTPGDDLAAPGTEGADVPPGEQKPAPASL